One region of Dehalococcoidia bacterium genomic DNA includes:
- a CDS encoding oligosaccharide flippase family protein has product MTRLLKESALYSLTAIASPFIGIILVPIYTRVFSPDEYGIIELITTITALLTVFLIAGLETGIGRYFVDTGASDDKRKIASTGIAYLAITSAIVIAVLMVFSNDLSSLLFHNINYSNVLLVALACVPFIVLVSSFANLLRFRLQPMRAVFLALGTLLLQTALIIIFVVVMNTGMVGIYIATLITQLVFTLVGFFLTYDSYALVFSWTRLKLILAFGLPYLLLSFCYFIMTNSDRYFLNYYQGLGEVGIYGIGYKVASVIGVAVMGFQLAWGPFIYSTYKDADAKRTFARVFDYVSVAACILLLGLSLFSRELLYIFTTAQYYGAYKIVPFISAGLIIYTLGGYFSIGVGIEKKTIHVAWTGVVAALVNLSLNWLLIPRFGMIGAAVSAVFSFLLLAVLLMVISQKLYKIPYRFGANGLLYILTAAIIAAAYLFIMNDVNWMNVGIKVLLLLAFLAVPFALKLLGVAEVKYLYGLVTRTGRK; this is encoded by the coding sequence TTGACAAGATTGCTGAAGGAATCAGCGCTTTATTCGCTGACCGCGATCGCCTCGCCTTTCATTGGAATTATCCTCGTGCCTATTTACACCAGAGTATTTTCACCGGATGAATACGGGATTATAGAGCTCATCACAACTATTACTGCCTTGCTGACAGTGTTCCTGATCGCAGGATTAGAAACCGGTATAGGCAGATATTTTGTTGACACAGGCGCTTCTGACGATAAAAGAAAAATTGCCTCAACGGGGATTGCCTATCTGGCGATAACATCTGCAATAGTAATCGCAGTATTGATGGTGTTTTCAAATGATCTGAGTTCACTGCTCTTCCACAACATTAATTATTCGAACGTTTTATTAGTGGCATTGGCCTGTGTGCCTTTCATAGTGCTGGTGTCTTCCTTTGCAAACCTGCTGCGGTTCAGGCTGCAGCCGATGCGCGCTGTCTTTCTGGCGCTGGGGACATTATTGCTGCAAACGGCGCTGATCATTATTTTTGTAGTCGTCATGAATACGGGAATGGTAGGGATCTACATTGCAACCCTGATAACACAGCTTGTCTTCACCCTGGTGGGATTTTTCCTGACCTATGACAGTTACGCGCTGGTTTTTTCATGGACGAGGTTAAAGCTGATATTGGCTTTTGGCCTGCCTTATCTTCTGTTGTCTTTCTGCTACTTCATTATGACGAACTCAGACAGATATTTTCTTAATTATTATCAGGGATTGGGCGAAGTGGGGATTTACGGTATCGGCTACAAGGTGGCATCCGTGATTGGTGTTGCGGTCATGGGCTTTCAACTCGCCTGGGGGCCTTTTATCTATTCCACGTATAAAGACGCAGATGCCAAACGAACATTCGCACGGGTTTTTGATTATGTATCTGTGGCGGCATGCATTCTTCTGCTGGGTTTGTCACTTTTCTCCAGGGAACTACTTTATATTTTCACGACTGCTCAATACTATGGAGCCTATAAAATCGTGCCTTTTATATCCGCCGGGCTCATAATTTATACACTCGGCGGTTATTTTTCTATCGGAGTCGGCATAGAAAAGAAAACGATACATGTAGCCTGGACCGGAGTTGTAGCTGCCCTGGTTAACCTGTCTTTAAATTGGCTGTTGATTCCCCGCTTCGGCATGATCGGCGCGGCCGTTTCAGCGGTTTTCTCGTTCTTACTCCTGGCAGTACTTTTAATGGTGATATCACAAAAGCTATATAAGATCCCGTATAGATTTGGCGCTAACGGACTTTTGTACATTCTAACCGCCGCCATAATAGCTGCGGCCTATCTGTTCATAATGAACGATGTCAATTGGATGAACGTGGGCATTAAAGTACTGCTGCTGCTGGCATTCCTGGCAGTTCCCTTTGCCTTGAAGCTACTGGGAGTTGCTGAAGTTAAGTACTTGTATGGACTGGTGACACGGACCGGCCGGAAGTAA
- a CDS encoding class I SAM-dependent methyltransferase translates to MKSILDREGFEHLACSDCRLLQLHPSRFVSGNGFYIASYFNGQMFRETNGKYGYPECYADLSTTHRAAHYREYINEIIRLFGADQSRTLKILDFGCGYGFFLKTLLEKANGISSIEVCGIELNAEVCSTARTTLNGAPVYCVDLKTDDSTIPRSYFDMITMLDVLEHLDDPRIYLKRLAAYAKNNGYLLLSTPNVESFNARLYRDKWALHSPPYHPYYFGPRSIRILLEQTGWRIVSLHTERTIFHNERSGMETWRGKLARAMFQNRIWDLLSNRVLHIGSIMVVLAQRY, encoded by the coding sequence GTGAAAAGCATATTAGATCGCGAAGGATTTGAGCATTTAGCCTGTAGTGACTGCCGCCTGCTACAATTGCATCCCAGTCGCTTTGTATCAGGCAATGGTTTTTATATAGCATCATATTTCAATGGGCAGATGTTTCGAGAGACCAACGGTAAGTACGGTTATCCTGAATGCTATGCTGATCTCTCAACAACTCACAGGGCAGCTCATTATAGAGAATACATTAATGAGATTATCCGTCTGTTTGGCGCCGACCAAAGCCGCACACTGAAGATTTTAGATTTTGGTTGCGGCTATGGATTCTTTTTGAAGACATTGCTTGAAAAGGCAAATGGCATATCGAGTATAGAGGTATGCGGCATTGAACTGAATGCCGAGGTTTGCTCTACAGCAAGGACAACTCTTAATGGTGCCCCGGTGTATTGCGTCGACCTGAAGACTGACGACAGCACCATACCTCGAAGCTACTTTGATATGATCACTATGCTGGATGTTCTGGAGCACCTGGATGACCCGCGGATATACCTGAAACGGCTGGCCGCATACGCTAAAAACAATGGATACCTGTTACTCAGCACTCCTAATGTTGAATCATTTAATGCGCGCCTGTATCGCGATAAATGGGCGCTCCATTCGCCGCCATATCACCCATATTATTTTGGGCCTCGGAGTATCCGAATTTTACTTGAACAGACTGGCTGGCGGATTGTGAGTTTACATACAGAGCGTACCATTTTTCATAATGAACGTAGCGGTATGGAAACATGGCGAGGCAAGCTGGCTCGAGCAATGTTTCAGAACCGCATTTGGGATCTGCTGAGCAATCGTGTTTTGCATATCGGCTCAATTATGGTGGTATTGGCCCAGAGATATTGA
- a CDS encoding class I SAM-dependent methyltransferase: MGRDWDIKNHWGKAAQEGAAYAPEIFPLKYCGTFKDYNIQHLEMKTLSNYIENGDTVVEIGCGKGYTGLYMAWAKKISILGIDYSEEMISEAEKNKMQIENTLQGDITFSLGNVVDLELNRTFDIAYTERCLINIPTWEEQKAAIRRIGRIIKHGGLFLMLEGSRQGLIRLNELRTKNGLSEIEVVWHNLFFDDQDLINFAADFFELIEINNFCSTYMLISRVLYPALIFPEQPKYEARINELAAEMPNFGDFGYEKLFVFKRK; the protein is encoded by the coding sequence ATGGGGAGAGACTGGGATATCAAGAACCACTGGGGCAAAGCTGCTCAAGAAGGGGCGGCATATGCCCCAGAGATTTTCCCGCTTAAATACTGTGGCACATTCAAAGACTATAATATACAACATCTTGAGATGAAAACACTCTCGAATTATATTGAAAATGGGGACACCGTTGTCGAGATAGGATGTGGTAAGGGATACACTGGTTTATATATGGCGTGGGCTAAGAAAATATCCATACTTGGCATCGACTACTCTGAAGAAATGATATCGGAAGCTGAAAAAAATAAGATGCAAATTGAAAATACGCTGCAAGGGGACATAACATTCAGCCTGGGAAACGTCGTGGATTTAGAGTTAAATAGAACCTTTGATATTGCTTACACTGAGAGATGCTTAATCAATATACCTACCTGGGAAGAGCAGAAAGCTGCAATACGGCGAATTGGCCGAATCATCAAACACGGAGGGCTTTTCCTAATGCTTGAGGGCAGCCGGCAGGGACTTATCAGGCTGAATGAATTGAGAACTAAAAATGGCCTGAGTGAAATCGAGGTGGTATGGCACAACCTTTTTTTTGATGATCAAGATCTGATTAACTTTGCGGCAGATTTCTTTGAACTGATAGAGATAAATAATTTCTGCAGCACATATATGCTAATATCTCGCGTACTGTACCCCGCTCTCATATTTCCTGAACAACCGAAATACGAGGCGAGAATAAACGAACTTGCTGCGGAAATGCCGAATTTCGGTGATTTCGGATATGAAAAACTTTTTGTTTTCAAAAGAAAATAA
- a CDS encoding oligosaccharyl transferase, archaeosortase A system-associated: MAVKKAGSWAIVLLLLVVIIALALWLRVALPYDQVFVRDWVKMTGVDAYYYMRLVDNLMKHFPQLTQFDPYLLYPGGVPTGAHPDFFAYFMGGVIWILSLGNADQHTVDVISVYIPPVLAALTILAVFFIGLLLGNKWLGLMSAGLLAIMPGEFLNRSLLGYTDHHIAEVFFSTGIMLFVFLALRAGHGRPLGDMVKAGWAGVGRILTFSILAGIFMGLYMLTWAGALLFALVLFLFIVVQAVVDHLHGRPTGYLGLLGVCLFGVGLIVYIPAIHGISTAAALAAGLLVSVLLPLLSGWMNGRGLSGFYYPIVIAGLAVMGAILLAVIGPSMFRWVTGSLATIFIWPIGTTVMEMQPLLMQQDVFTFAVAMGNYMLAFFLSMICMGVLFYQVIKKGEANVTLLLVWSVIILLSALSMRRFAYYFAVNVALLTGYLCWIPLEALVRKKNESVAAVAAPQPSARGKKRAARQAQQSRRTSLQGNIAVAAVMVVIVLLVYYPNIGPLPNGQRPSIDLARRPLFAPSDAWCEAVDWLRTNTEEPFGDADTYYGLYNPPGQPGGFEYPSDAYGILAWWDYGYWIARIGQRPPATNPGTGALESAYFFTAQDAASAELTVDKYRARYIVVDNEIAAHDGKFHALATLSGADYSRYYDVFLTKQNNQYVPAIYFFPEYYRSMVARLYNFDGKAVVPRSVPVIQYREFAAQNGNVYREIIDSRVFASYEAAERFVGENSDSNYIIAGDDSGESPVPLEELKDYRLVYSSNQKVPVGSRSQPNIKIFAYGHNLTP; this comes from the coding sequence ATGGCGGTTAAGAAGGCAGGGTCCTGGGCGATCGTCCTGTTGCTGCTTGTAGTAATTATTGCGCTGGCTCTCTGGCTGCGCGTGGCTCTTCCTTACGACCAGGTGTTTGTCAGGGACTGGGTGAAGATGACGGGCGTGGACGCCTATTACTACATGCGCCTGGTGGACAACCTGATGAAGCACTTCCCTCAGCTCACGCAGTTCGATCCCTATCTGCTTTATCCCGGAGGTGTGCCGACCGGGGCTCATCCCGATTTCTTTGCCTATTTCATGGGAGGCGTAATATGGATTCTCAGCCTGGGAAATGCCGACCAGCATACGGTCGATGTGATATCCGTTTATATACCGCCCGTGCTGGCGGCTTTGACCATACTGGCTGTGTTCTTCATCGGCCTTTTGCTGGGCAATAAGTGGCTGGGCCTGATGTCAGCCGGTCTGCTGGCCATCATGCCGGGAGAGTTCCTCAACAGGTCGTTGCTGGGTTATACCGACCATCATATCGCCGAGGTATTTTTCTCTACCGGCATCATGCTGTTTGTATTCCTGGCGTTAAGGGCGGGCCACGGAAGACCGCTGGGCGATATGGTTAAGGCAGGCTGGGCCGGCGTCGGCAGGATTTTGACGTTCAGCATTCTGGCCGGGATTTTCATGGGTCTCTATATGCTGACCTGGGCCGGCGCCCTGCTGTTTGCGCTGGTTCTATTTTTATTCATCGTGGTGCAGGCCGTGGTCGACCATTTGCACGGCCGGCCTACCGGCTATCTCGGCCTTCTGGGCGTTTGTCTTTTCGGAGTGGGCCTGATTGTATACATTCCGGCGATACACGGTATTTCAACGGCAGCTGCGCTCGCTGCAGGATTGCTGGTATCTGTATTATTGCCTCTTCTTTCCGGATGGATGAACGGCAGGGGATTGAGTGGCTTTTACTATCCGATCGTTATAGCGGGGCTGGCTGTGATGGGAGCGATCCTGCTGGCTGTGATCGGCCCGTCGATGTTCAGGTGGGTGACGGGCAGCCTGGCAACCATTTTTATCTGGCCGATTGGGACGACCGTAATGGAGATGCAGCCTCTGCTCATGCAGCAGGACGTTTTCACCTTTGCGGTGGCCATGGGAAACTATATGCTGGCCTTTTTCTTGAGCATGATATGTATGGGGGTGCTGTTCTATCAGGTGATAAAGAAAGGGGAGGCGAATGTGACGTTGTTGCTGGTGTGGAGCGTTATCATTTTGCTCTCCGCCCTCTCCATGCGGCGTTTCGCCTACTATTTTGCGGTCAACGTGGCGCTGCTGACGGGTTACCTTTGCTGGATCCCGCTTGAAGCGCTGGTCAGAAAGAAAAATGAGTCGGTTGCAGCGGTCGCCGCACCGCAGCCTTCGGCCAGAGGGAAAAAACGCGCAGCCAGACAGGCGCAGCAGTCGAGGCGGACCTCCCTGCAGGGCAATATTGCCGTCGCGGCGGTGATGGTTGTGATAGTGCTGCTCGTGTATTATCCCAATATAGGACCGCTGCCCAACGGACAGCGGCCGTCCATCGACCTGGCCAGAAGGCCTCTCTTCGCTCCCTCAGATGCCTGGTGCGAGGCCGTGGACTGGCTACGGACAAATACGGAGGAGCCGTTTGGTGATGCGGATACTTACTACGGATTATACAACCCCCCCGGCCAACCCGGCGGCTTTGAGTATCCGTCAGATGCCTACGGGATTTTAGCCTGGTGGGATTACGGCTACTGGATAGCCAGGATAGGTCAACGGCCGCCAGCTACCAATCCTGGTACCGGAGCGCTCGAATCGGCCTATTTTTTTACCGCGCAGGACGCTGCATCGGCTGAACTGACCGTCGATAAATACAGGGCACGCTACATTGTCGTGGACAATGAGATCGCCGCTCATGACGGCAAATTCCATGCGCTGGCCACCCTGAGCGGCGCGGATTATTCGCGTTATTACGATGTGTTCTTGACGAAGCAGAATAACCAGTATGTACCTGCCATTTATTTCTTTCCGGAGTATTACCGCAGTATGGTGGCCAGATTATATAATTTCGATGGTAAGGCGGTCGTGCCGCGCAGTGTCCCTGTCATCCAGTACAGGGAGTTTGCCGCGCAGAACGGCAATGTATATAGAGAGATCATCGACAGCAGAGTGTTCGCATCGTATGAGGCTGCAGAGCGGTTCGTAGGGGAAAACAGCGACAGTAACTATATTATCGCTGGGGATGATTCAGGGGAAAGCCCTGTACCGCTAGAGGAGTTGAAGGACTACAGGCTTGTTTACAGTTCGAACCAGAAAGTACCTGTCGGCTCCAGGTCACAACCCAACATCAAGATTTTTGCATATGGGCACAATTTGACACCATGA
- a CDS encoding cobalamin-binding protein, whose translation MYNTWNKAVICAALAAVLCVCACAAPSSLEGLRDDSGNIITSAPPAERIISLAPANTEIIYALGLQDRLIGVTEFCNYPPAAKDKSKVGGFSTVDIEKAVALKPDLVLAAEIHNKSATPQLQKMGFRVVSLHPKTVQGVIQDIALTGRLCGADAAAATLTADLQKRVDAVTTITAGLASEQRPRALLVIWNDPLMTAGKSTLIDDIIRLAGGTNIASQINGFASMNLESIISADPQIIIVPTSMDEKGDALWDFIITDPRMSNTSAVKNGRVYKIEGDLIYRHSPRCITALEQTASFLHPNLFSKSGSE comes from the coding sequence TTGTATAATACCTGGAATAAAGCGGTTATTTGCGCGGCGCTGGCCGCCGTATTATGTGTATGCGCATGCGCCGCGCCGTCTTCACTCGAGGGATTGAGAGACGACTCCGGCAATATCATAACTTCGGCGCCCCCCGCTGAGCGTATCATTTCCCTGGCCCCGGCCAATACCGAGATAATCTACGCCTTGGGCCTGCAGGACAGGCTGATAGGCGTGACGGAGTTCTGCAACTATCCTCCCGCCGCTAAAGACAAATCCAAAGTGGGAGGTTTCAGTACGGTGGATATTGAGAAGGCGGTGGCGCTCAAGCCGGACCTGGTGCTGGCAGCCGAAATCCATAACAAAAGCGCTACACCGCAGCTGCAGAAAATGGGCTTCCGCGTCGTTTCGCTGCATCCCAAAACGGTGCAGGGCGTTATTCAGGACATCGCGCTCACAGGCAGGCTGTGCGGCGCCGACGCGGCCGCCGCAACGCTGACAGCCGACCTGCAAAAACGCGTGGACGCCGTAACTACAATCACCGCCGGCCTGGCGTCCGAGCAGCGCCCCCGTGCGCTGCTCGTCATCTGGAACGATCCCTTAATGACGGCGGGCAAATCCACTCTCATCGACGACATCATACGCCTGGCAGGAGGCACCAATATAGCGTCGCAGATCAACGGCTTCGCCTCCATGAACCTGGAATCGATTATCAGCGCCGACCCGCAGATCATCATAGTGCCGACCAGCATGGACGAAAAGGGCGATGCGTTGTGGGACTTCATTATCACCGACCCGCGAATGAGCAATACGTCCGCCGTTAAAAACGGCCGGGTCTACAAAATCGAGGGGGACCTGATCTACCGCCACAGCCCGCGCTGCATAACGGCCCTGGAACAAACGGCATCCTTCCTTCACCCGAACCTCTTCAGCAAGTCCGGCAGTGAATGA
- a CDS encoding iron chelate uptake ABC transporter family permease subunit: METALKTELALYRARAQRGRLLLMLASLVLVGVGLWAVTVGSTAIPFQDILAILQARIFAPGKADAYSAIYNTIIWDIRLPRIIMAGFTGAALAVAGAAYQGMFRNPLADPYLTGVSQGAALGAVAGFMLPAAVPAALVPVLAFLGAILSVAAVYSIARTGRTLPITTLILGGVAVGAFLASITSYLIIISDEKVHGIVFWLLGTFSLADWWRVAVMIPYIFAGVTVLLLMARPLNVMQLDEEQAEQLGINVERTKLIILVAATLTTAAAVCFCGAIGFVGIIIPHAVRMTCGPDYRLLLPMSLLGGAAFLIMADTAARTIMAPTEIPVGIITAIIGAPFFLYLLNQKKKAVF; the protein is encoded by the coding sequence ATGGAAACGGCATTAAAAACTGAATTGGCCCTGTACCGTGCCAGAGCGCAGCGCGGAAGGCTGCTATTGATGCTGGCTTCCCTGGTACTGGTCGGGGTGGGGCTTTGGGCCGTCACAGTCGGCAGCACGGCCATCCCCTTCCAGGATATACTGGCCATTTTGCAGGCAAGGATATTTGCACCGGGTAAAGCCGATGCCTATTCTGCTATTTACAACACCATTATCTGGGACATCCGCCTGCCGCGCATTATCATGGCCGGTTTCACCGGCGCCGCTCTGGCGGTGGCGGGCGCGGCCTACCAGGGTATGTTCCGCAACCCGCTGGCCGATCCCTATCTTACAGGCGTCTCACAGGGGGCGGCGCTGGGCGCCGTGGCCGGCTTTATGCTGCCGGCCGCCGTGCCGGCCGCCCTGGTGCCCGTGCTGGCTTTCCTGGGCGCCATACTCAGCGTGGCAGCCGTCTATTCTATAGCGAGGACCGGCCGCACGCTGCCCATCACCACCCTCATACTGGGCGGCGTGGCGGTGGGGGCGTTTTTAGCCTCGATCACTTCCTATCTCATCATCATATCGGATGAAAAAGTGCACGGCATCGTTTTCTGGCTGCTGGGCACCTTCTCCCTGGCTGACTGGTGGCGAGTGGCGGTCATGATACCCTACATTTTCGCCGGAGTGACGGTACTGCTGCTGATGGCACGCCCTCTTAATGTAATGCAGCTGGACGAGGAGCAGGCCGAACAGCTGGGCATAAATGTCGAGCGCACCAAGCTGATCATTTTAGTGGCAGCCACCCTTACGACTGCTGCAGCCGTATGCTTCTGCGGCGCCATCGGTTTCGTGGGTATCATCATCCCCCACGCCGTGAGGATGACCTGCGGGCCGGACTACCGCCTGCTGCTGCCCATGTCATTGCTGGGAGGGGCGGCCTTCCTGATAATGGCGGACACAGCCGCCAGGACCATCATGGCCCCCACCGAGATACCTGTGGGAATCATCACGGCCATTATCGGCGCGCCCTTTTTCCTCTACCTGCTCAATCAGAAAAAAAAGGCGGTGTTTTGA
- a CDS encoding ABC transporter ATP-binding protein, giving the protein MPVISLVRAGFRYGERTVLHDITLQTRPGEFLTFIGPNGSGKSTLLKGICGLLRPFEGSISLDGRPLGSYSRTDIARNIALMPQSASLPELFTAMEIVLMGRTPHLGLLRYEGSSDILAAANAMEATETARLAGRRINQLSGGERQRVLIARSLAQEAGILLLDEPTASLDINYQAGILDFLKKLCRDRGLTIVAALHDINLASQFGDRIIVLKDAAVYKEGGPDEVINSRTLQEAFGIGVTVYPHPVNGLPTAMITSAAEGERK; this is encoded by the coding sequence ATGCCGGTCATATCCCTGGTCAGAGCAGGTTTCCGGTACGGCGAAAGGACCGTGCTTCACGATATCACGCTGCAGACCCGGCCCGGAGAGTTCCTGACTTTTATCGGGCCTAACGGCTCGGGCAAGAGCACACTGCTCAAGGGCATATGCGGGCTGCTGAGGCCGTTCGAGGGTTCGATCAGCCTGGACGGACGGCCGCTGGGCAGCTATAGCCGCACAGATATCGCCCGTAATATCGCCCTCATGCCGCAGAGCGCTTCGCTGCCCGAACTTTTCACGGCCATGGAGATCGTGCTGATGGGCCGCACGCCGCACCTGGGGCTGCTCAGATACGAGGGCAGCAGCGATATTCTGGCAGCTGCCAATGCCATGGAGGCCACGGAGACCGCACGGCTGGCCGGCCGCCGCATCAACCAGCTTTCCGGCGGCGAACGTCAGAGGGTCCTGATCGCCCGCTCGCTGGCGCAGGAGGCCGGCATTCTGCTGCTGGATGAGCCCACGGCCAGCCTGGATATCAATTACCAGGCCGGCATACTGGATTTCCTTAAAAAGCTCTGCCGGGACAGGGGGCTCACCATCGTCGCAGCCCTGCATGACATCAACCTGGCCTCACAGTTCGGCGACCGCATTATCGTCCTCAAGGACGCCGCCGTTTATAAAGAGGGCGGGCCGGATGAAGTGATCAATAGCCGCACACTGCAGGAGGCCTTCGGCATCGGCGTCACAGTCTACCCCCACCCGGTTAACGGACTTCCTACAGCTATGATAACGTCAGCCGCTGAAGGGGAGCGCAA